The following proteins are co-located in the Castanea sativa cultivar Marrone di Chiusa Pesio chromosome 8, ASM4071231v1 genome:
- the LOC142607812 gene encoding protein YCF54, chloroplastic has translation MLSMTTLSLGSRASMVIQVPTSTQTQHSGASAFSLGKGSTSRRSSHCSPLGFLSFGNSNSCTTLSSSFKTAVAAVHSDQLSSSNPADKEQANKYYFVVANAKFMLDEEEHFQELLSERLRLYGERNKEQDFWLVIEPKFLDKFPNITKRLRRPAVALVSTNGPWITFMKLRLDRVLSESFSAESLEEALASNPTNLEFEKPEKWVAPYPKYESGWWKPFLPPGSKEEVKV, from the exons ATGTTAAGTATGACGACTCTCTCTCTGGGCTCTCGAGCTTCCATGGTAATTCAGGTTCCCACttcaacccaaacccaacacAGTGGTGCTTCTGCTTTTTCTCTTGGTAAAGGCAGTACAAGCAGACGCAGCAGCCATTGTTCACCACTGGGATTTCTGTCTTTTGGCAATTCTAATAGCTGCACCACCTTATCTTCCTCTTTTAAGACAGCAGTTGCAGCTGTCCACTCCGACCAACTCAGTTCTTCCAATCCTGCTGACaag GAACAAGCAAACAAATATTATTTCGTTGTTGCAAACGCAAAATTCATGCTGGATGAAGAGGAGCATTTCCAGGAGCTTTTGTCTGAGCGGCTGCGGCTCTATGGGGAGCGTAACAAAGAGCAGGACTTCTGGCTTGTGATTGAGCCAAAGTTCTTGGATAAATTCCCTAACATTACTAAGAGATTACGGAGACCCGCTGTTGCTCTGGTTTCAACCAATGGTCCCTGGATCAC GTTCATGAAGTTAAGACTGGACCGGGTTTTATCAGAAAGCTTCAGTGCTGAAAGTCTTGAAGAAGCATTAGCCTCAAATCCTACCAATCTAGAGTTTGAGAAACCAGAAAAGTGGGTGGCACCTTACCCAAAGTATGAATCTGGGTGGTGGAAGCCCTTCTTGCCCCCTGGATCAAAAGAGGAAGTTAAAGTATAA
- the LOC142606596 gene encoding cytochrome P450 714C2-like — protein sequence MELQFDSKTCLSLAVLGFIGLLQLLYNALVAKPRRLRSLLSKQGISGPPPSLLLGNAREMKIGQSTAVKAHTSEPPVSHNCAAHLFGFFDKWRKQYGALVTCSLGNSQILFVTQPDIVREITTCTSLDLGKPAYQHQALGPLLGQGVLTSNGAVWAHQRKILAPELYMEKVKGMVNIITESAITVVDSWKSMIETQGGTAEIKIDPYMRSFSGDVISKACFGSNYSKGEEIFLKLRLLQEAMSKKGIGIAGQIPAMSYLPTKSNREKWALEKEIRNLILEVVKERTKVAAHEKDLLQMVLEGARNSNLSQEETNRFIVDNCKNIYLAGFETTAVSATWCLMLLASNQEWQDRVRAEALSICGGGIPDVDMIRKMKQLTMVINESLRLYPPVTIMSREVFKDMKFRDITVPKGVYIWNMVCTLHTDPDIWGADAFKFNPDRFENGITGACKFPHLYMPFGVGPRVCLGQNLATVELKILLSLILSNFAFSLSPRYTHGPVLRLVLEPEHGVDLLVRKL from the exons ATGGAGCTACAATTTGATTCAAAGACATGCCTTTCCCTTGCAGTGCTTGGTTTCATTGGATTGTTACAACTCTTGTATAATGCGCTGGTGGCGAAGCCAAGGAGGCTTAGATCTTTGCTAAGCAAGCAAGGCATCAGCGGACCACCACCAAGTTTACTACTCGGAAATGCTAGGGAGATGAAGATAGGTCAATCCACCGCAGTGAAGGCTCACACCAGCGAACCCCCTGTCTCCCATAATTGTGCTGCTCATCTCTTTGGCTTCTTTGACAAATGGAGGAAGCAATATG GTGCACTAGTTACCTGTTCACTTGGGAACTCACAAATATTATTCGTGACCCAACCTGACATAGTGAGGGAGATAACCACATGCACATCCTTGGACTTGGGAAAGCCAGCATATCAACACCAAGCGCTTGGTCCATTGCTCGGACAGGGCGTTTTAACTTCAAATGGGGCTGTCTGGGCACATCAGAGGAAAATCCTTGCACCTGAATTATACATGGAGAAGGTTAAG GGAATGGTGAACATAATTACCGAGTCTGCAATCACAGTGGTAGACTCATGGAAGAGTATGATTGAGACACAGGGTGGAACTGCAGAAATAAAAATCGATCCGTATATGAGAAGTTTCTCTGGAGATGTTATCTCAAAAGCCTGTTTTGGCAGCAACTATTCCAAAGGGGAAGAGATTTTCTTAAAGCTAAGACTTCTCCAGGAGGCCATGTCCAAGAAAGGTATAGGTATAGCGGGTCAGATCCCTGCTATGAG TTATCTCCCCACAAAAAGCAATAGGGAAAAATGGGCGTTAGAAAAGGAGATCCGCAATTTGATACTAGAGGTAGTGAAGGAGAGAACAAAAGTTGCTGCTCATGAGAAAGATTTATTGCAAATGGTTCTTGAGGGCGCCCGGAATAGTAACTTGAGCCAGGAGGAAACAAACCGCTTCATTGTTGACAACTGCAAGAACATATATTTAGCTGGGTTTGAGACCACTGCAGTTTCTGCCACATGGTGCCTCATGTTGTTGGCTTCAAATCAAGAATGGCAAGACCGTGTTCGTGCCGAGGCTCTCAGTATTTGTGGAGGTGGTATTCCTGATGTCGATATGATTCGTAAGATGAAACAG CTAACGATGGTGATTAATGAATCATTGCGACTTTACCCTCCAGTAACAATTATGTCAAGGGAGGTCTTCAAGGACATGAAATTCAGGGACATTACTGTCCCAAAGGGTGTCTACATTTGGAACATGGTGTGTACATTGCATACTGATCCAGACATATGGGGAGCAGATGCTTTCAAGTTCAACCCAGATAGATTTGAAAATGGAATTACAGGTGCTTGCAAGTTTCCACACCTGTACATGCCATTTGGAGTTGGGCCTCGAGTGTGTCTTGGACAGAACTTGGCTACGGTTGAACTCAAGatacttctctctctcattttgtcCAACTTcgccttttctctctctcccagATACACCCATGGACCTGTTCTTAGGTTGGTTCTAGAGCCTGAACATGGAGTAGATCTCTTGGTGAGGAAGTTGTGA